A window from Peromyscus eremicus chromosome 1, PerEre_H2_v1, whole genome shotgun sequence encodes these proteins:
- the Nccrp1 gene encoding F-box only protein 50, whose product MEKTPDRDVLSGRMEAEGSQNSEELPPPPQSPPPPPSPRSPSSPETPELPQPNAPTEVEARQLLLEEWGPLSGKLELPPSLSWKLLFLERPLYRNLLSSPNPEGINIYQPAPPTGPTRKPLTDLGNFRGWYITTENLQGPLSWTVKEQCVNLLAKKLWEELLDDEQPDITIMDWFEDSRLDQCVYELHVWLLAADRRTVIAQHHVAPRTNGRGPPGRWVQVSHVFRQYGPGVRYVHFQHKAKNRMEAGGLRRTRVTDSSVSVQLRE is encoded by the exons ATGGAGAAGACACCGGACAGAGACGTGCTCAGCGGCAGGATGGAAGCCGAGGGGTCCCAGAACTCCGAGGAGCTGCCACCGCCTCCACAGTCCCCGCCACCGCCGCCGTCCCCACGGTCTCCCTCATCCCCCGAGACTCCCGAGCTCCCACAGCCCAACGCGCCGACCGAGgtggaagccaggcagctgctgcTGGAAGAATGGGGACCCCTGAGCGGGAAGCTGGAGCTGCCCCCGAGCCTCAGCTGGAAGCTGCTGTTCCTGGAACGGCCGCTCTACCGCAACCTCCTCAGCTCACCCAACCCCGAAG GCATTAATATCTACCAGCCGGCGCCCCCTACGGGTCCCACCCGGAAACCCCTGACGGACCTGG GTAATTTCCGCGGATGGTATATTACTACCGAGAACCTCCAGGGGCCCCTCAG CTGGACTGTGAAGGAGCAGTGTGTGAACCTGCTGGCCAAGAAGCTCTGGGAAGAGCTGCTAGATGACGAACAACCTGACATCACCATCATGGACTG GTTCGAGGACAGCCGCCTGGACCAGTGTGTTTATGAACTGCACGTCTGGCTGCTAGCGGCTGACCGCCGCACCGTCATTGCCCAGCATCACGTGGCCCCGCGGACCAATGGGAGAGGTCCCCCCGGCCGTTGGGTTCAG GTGTCCCACGTCTTCCGCCAGTACGGTCCCGGAGTGCGCTATGTCCACTTCCAGCACAAGGCCAAGAACCGCATGGAGGCTGGCGGCCTGCGCAGGACAAGGGTGACCGACTCCTCCGTGTCTGTGCAGCTCCGGGAGTGA
- the Sycn gene encoding syncollin has product MSPLCSLLLTLALVAVPGARGTCPVPADLKREDGTRTCAKLYDKSDPYYDNCCQGAELSLEPGTDLPYLPSNWANTASSLVVASRCELTVWSLPGKGGKTRKFSAGSYPRLEEYRKGIFGDWSNSISSVYCKCS; this is encoded by the exons ATGTCCCCGCTGTGCTCGCTGCTGCTGACTCTGGCCCTGGTGGCCGTCCCCGGCGCCCGGGGCACCTGCCCGGTGCCTGCAGACCTGAAGAGGGAAGATGGGACGCGCACGTGCGCCAAGCTCTATGACAAGAGCGATCCCTACTATGACAATTGCTGCCAGGGGGCCGAGCTGTCCCTGGAGCCGGGCACCGACCTGCCCTACCTGCCCTCCAACTGGGCCAACACAGCGTCGTCTCTGGTAGTGGCCTCACGCTGTGAGCTCACTGTGTGGTCTCTCCCCGGCAAGGGTGGCAAGACACGCAAGTTCTCTGCAGGCAGCTACCCCCGCCTGGAAGAGTACCGTAAGGGTATCTTCGGAGACTGGTCCAACTCTATCTCTAGCGTCTACTGCAA GTGCTCTTGA